One Huiozyma naganishii CBS 8797 chromosome 4, complete genome genomic region harbors:
- the MES1 gene encoding methionine--tRNA ligase MES1 (similar to Saccharomyces cerevisiae MES1 (YGR264C); ancestral locus Anc_5.41) produces the protein MSAELSYDRLKNHSAKLQLANNLKLALAVEFATKDLKIKINDTVDSPSLTTDKVHLFDADAILRYAMDQFSGAFTSESFDSLSKLEPALYKEELTTHDKEHAVHALKNYLVSNLKDTDSATKLITFANVAALIPDEVAKTDLLKHLPAKITIAWETAKRLVPRDSAQFKNTGVCKVQNDYLIKKQDSEILPKDGERNIIITSALPYVNNVPHLGNIVGSVLSADIFARYCKARNYNTLFVCGTDEYGTATETKALEEHVTPKELCDKYHKIHADVYKWFQIGFDHFGRTTTEKQTEIAQEIFMKLNDNGYLEEQSMQQLYCPVHKAYLADRYVEGECPKCHYEDARGDQCDKCGALLDPFELINPRCKLDNAEPIPKFSDHVFLSLDKLESQISNWVKKASDDGKWSKNSKTITNSWLKDGLKPRCITRDLVWGTPVPLEKYKDKVLYVWFDATIGYVSITANYTDQWRKWWKNPENVKLYQFMGKDNVPFHTVVFPGSQLGTNDHWTMLHHLNTTEYLQYEGGKFSKSRGVGVFGNNAQDSGVSPSVWRYYLASVRPESSDSHFSWDDFVARNNSELLANLGNFVNRLVKFVNAKYNGVVPDNYDPRNIANYDALVKDVDGILGNYVKEMELGHERRGLETAMSLSARGNQFLQDNKLDNSLFAEQPDKADAVVGVGLNIVYAVASIITPFIPETGEQIFKMLNAPPLKIDDTFHLAILGGHNINKAEYLFKRIDEKQIEIWRAKYGGQQV, from the coding sequence ATGTCTGCTGAATTAAGTTACGATAGATTGAAGAATCATTCTGCAAAGTTGCAATTGGCTAACAATTTAAAGTTGGCCCTTGCCGTTGAGTTTGCTACGAAGGATCTTAAGATAAAGATTAATGATACCGTGGACTCCCCATCCTTGACCACAGACAAGGTGCATTTGTTTGATGCTGATGCTATCTTGAGGTACGCCATGGATCAGTTCTCTGGGGCGTTCACCTCCGAGTCGTTCGATTCCTTGTCAAAGTTGGAGCCAGCTCTTTACAAAGAAGAGTTGACAACCCATGATAAAGAACACGCCGTTCACGCCCTCAAGAATTACCTGGTTTCTAACTTGAAGGACACGGACTCTGCCACAAAGTTGATCACTTTCGCCAACGTTGCTGCTTTGATCCCCGATGAAGTTGCTAAGACTGATTTGTTGAAGCATTTGCCAGCGAAGATCACTATTGCATGGGAAACCGCCAAAAGATTGGTTCCTCGTGACTCCGCACAATTTAAAAATACTGGTGTATGCAAAGTGCAGAACGATTACCTCATCAAGAAGCAGGACAGTGAGATTTTGCCAAAGGATGGAGAAAGAAATATCATCATTACGTCTGCTTTGCCATACGTTAACAACGTGCCACATTTGGGTAATATCGTTGGGTCTGTCCTTTCTGCGGATATCTTTGCTCGTTACTGTAAAGCCCGGAACTACAATACTCTTTTCGTTTGTGGTACTGATGAGTACGGTACTGCCACTGAAACCAAGGCCCTAGAGGAGCATGTCACCCCCAAGGAGTTGTGTGACAAGTACCACAAGATACACGCCGACGTTTACAAGTGGTTCCAAATTGGATTCGATCATTTCGGCAGAACTACCACTGAAAAGCAAACTGAAATCGCCCAAGAAATTTTCATGAAGTTGAACGACAACGGCTACTTGGAGGAACAATCTATGCAACAACTGTACTGTCCCGTCCATAAGGCGTACTTGGCCGACAGATACGTCGAAGGTGAGTGTCCAAAATGTCACTACGAGGACGCCAGAGGTGATCAATGTGATAAGTGTGGTGCGCTTTTAGACCCATTTGAACTGATCAACCCTCGCTGTAAATTGGACAACGCAGAACCAATTCCAAAGTTTTCTGATCATGTCTTTTTGTCCTTGGATAAGCTGGAATCTCAGATCTCCAACTGGGTGAAAAAAGCGTCCGACGATGGTAAATGGTCAAAAAACTCTAAAACTATAACCAATTCGTGGTTGAAGGATGGGTTGAAACCTCGTTGTATAACGAGAGATCTAGTTTGGGGTACTCCAGTTCCATTGGAAAAGTACAAGGATAAAGTCTTGTATGTTTGGTTTGATGCTACAATCGGCTACGTTTCCATCACTGCCAACTACACGGATCAATGGAGGAAATGGTGGAAGAACCCAGAAAATGTCAAATTGTACCAATTCATGGGTAAAGATAACGTACCATTCCACACCGTCGTCTTCCCAGGTTCTCAGTTGGGTACCAACGACCATTGGACAATGCTGCACCATTTGAATACGACCGAGTATTTGCAATACGAAGGTGGtaaattttcaaagagtaGAGGTGTTGGTGTTTTTGGTAACAACGCGCAGGACTCGGGTGTGTCCCCAAGTGTCTGGAGATACTACTTGGCTTCCGTTAGACCAGAATCTAGTGACTCGCACTTCTCTTGGGATGACTTCGTTGCCAGAAACAACAGTGAACTGTTGGCAAACTTGGGTAACTTTGTGAACAGACTGGTTAAATTTGTCAATGCAAAATACAATGGTGTTGTTCCTGATAACTACGACCCAAGAAACATTGCTAACTACGATGCCTTGGTGAAGGACGTCGATGGGATCTTGGGTAATTATGTGAAGGAGATGGAATTGGGCCACGAGAGACGCGGTCTAGAAACTGCCATGTCTTTGAGTGCCCGTGGTAACCAGTTCTTGCAAGACAATAAGTTGGACAACTCTTTGTTTGCTGAACAACCAGATAAGGCCGATGCAGTTGTTGGTGTGGGTTTGAACATCGTCTACGCCGTCGCATCCATCATCACCCCATTCATCCCTGAGACTGGTGAACagatcttcaagatgtTGAATGCTCCACCATTGAAAATTGATGACACTTTCCACCTGGCTATATTAGGCGGGCACAATATCAACAAAGCTGAATACTTGTTCAAGCGTATCGATGAAAAACAAATCGAGATATGGAGAGCCAAGTACGGTGGCCAGCAAGTATAA
- the HAS1 gene encoding ATP-dependent RNA helicase HAS1 (similar to Saccharomyces cerevisiae HAS1 (YMR290C); ancestral locus Anc_5.40) has protein sequence MSEKGTEIAEFSSLELSAPTMKAIEKMGFTKMTTVQERTIPPLLAGKDVLGAAKTGSGKTLAFLIPAIETLHALKFKPRNGTGVIVITPTRELALQIFGVVRELMEFHSQTFGIVIGGANRRQEAEKLAKGVNILIATPGRLLDHLQNTKGFVFKNLKALVIDEADRILEIGFEDEMKQIIRILPNEERQSMLFSATQTTKVEDLARISLRKGPLFINVVPETDHSTADGLEQGYVVCESDKRFLLLFSFLKRNQKKKVIVFLSSCNSVKYYAELLNYIDLPVLELHGKQKQQKRTNTFFEFCNAERGILVCTDVAARGLDIPAVDWIVQFDPPDDPRDYIHRVGRTARGTKGKGKSLMFLIPNELGFLRYLKAAKVPLNEYEFPQNKIANVQSQLEKLIKSNYYLHQTAKDGYRSYLQAYSSHSLKTVYQIDKLDLAKVAKSYGFPVPPKVNITIGASGKSTSDRHQHKKRRMQR, from the coding sequence ATGAGTGAAAAGGGTACAGAGATTGCGGAGTTCAGCTCTCTGGAGCTGTCAGCTCCCACGATGAAGGCCATCGAGAAGATGGGTTTCACAAAGATGACCACTGTCCAAGAACGGACCATCCCACCGCTGCTGGCTGGGAAGGACGTTCTTGGTGCCGCGAAGACTGGATCAGGTAAGACTCTGGCATTTTTGATCCCGGCAATTGAGACGTTACacgctttgaagttcaagCCCAGAAACGGAACTGGTGTCATTGTGATTACGCCAACCAGAGAACTAGCTTTGCAAATTTTCGGTGTCGTTAGGGAACTGATGGAATTCCACTCGCAGACTTTTGGTATTGTGATTGGTGGTGCTAATAGAAGACAGGAGGCTGAGAAGCTCGCTAAGGGTGTCAATATCCTCATCGCCACGCCAGGGAGGCTGTTGGATCATTTGCAAAACACGAAAGGGTTtgtgttcaagaacttgaaagCGTTGGTCATCGATGAGGCAGACCGTATCTTGGAAATTGGGTTCGAGGACGAAATGAAACAGATCATCAGGATTCTACCTAACGAGGAAAGACAATCGATGCTTTTCTCCGCCACACAAACGACGAAAGTGGAGGATCTGGCACGTATCTCCTTGCGTAAGGGCCCACTGTTTATCAATGTTGTCCCGGAGACGGACCATTCGACTGCTGATGGGTTAGAACAAGGGTACGTTGTCTGCGAAAGTGATAAGAGATTTTTACTGTTGTTCTCCTTCCTGAAACGTAAccagaaaaagaaagtgaTCGTGTTCTTATCCTCATGTAACTCCGTGAAGTACTACGCTGAGTTGCTGAACTACATCGATCTGCCCGTCCTAGAATTGCATGGTAAGcagaaacaacagaaacGGACCAACACTTTCTTTGAGTTCTGTAATGCCGAGAGGGGTATCTTGGTGTGTACAGATGTTGCCGCAAGAGGGCTGGACATTCCAGCGGTCGACTGGATCGTCCAGTTTGACCCACCTGATGATCCAAGAGATTACATTCACCGTGTCGGGAGAACCGCCAGAGGGACCAAGGGTAAAGGTAAATCTTTAATGTTCTTGATTCCAAACGAACTCGGGTTTCTACGGTACCTGAAGGCTGCTAAAGTGCCACTGAACGAATATGAGTTCCCGCAGAACAAGATCGCCAACGTACAATCCCAATTAGAAAAGCTGATCAAATCGAATTACTACCTACACCAAACAGCGAAGGACGGTTACAGATCGTATTTGCAAGCCTACTCCTCGCACTCGCTGAAGACGGTGTACCAAATCGACAAGCTTGATCTCGCTAAAGTGGCCAAGTCCTACGGGTTCCCAGTGCCCCCAAAAGTCAACATCACCATCGGCGCCAGCGGGAAATCAACTTCGGACAGACACCAGCACAAGAAGCGCAGAATGCAGAGGTAA
- the TDA1 gene encoding protein kinase TDA1 (similar to Saccharomyces cerevisiae YMR291W; ancestral locus Anc_5.38), which produces MEENWPQRASVDDTKDAPEAYKCKYITLEDALGDGNFSVVRECMNIETKETYAMKLVRKKLVHDKIQLIQREFTLLKRLSKQIRYFENIPGGDSTIQEGQVFLGHHHILQLFDYFETCDNIVLITQLCAKDDLYEKITQHNDTHLELKTQVVPYTACLVSVLDFLHRQGVVHRDIKAENVLFRTSKAPNGDPSPPPGDKADYDVTAHDLILGDFGLAVDMSQLDKNSSSLKEYVGTISYISPEIVKCKGIGAMDSNEIAQIDTYGTEVDIWALGVLVLHGILDTPPFDCETDEETLECIAKCDYYIDEEKVNDPEYEHFWNFIQCCFVEFPKARRTSRSLTKHPFIRRFFVKDTTKESQDEEFPPALVKHNSLTALHTLKSPLRRNGSSLSTHSTTNSSANSSRVPSQANLISIANITPPDSQPLDVLPTVQDINVTKLRNSLRKTLSMTSMKTMGQKVKEPPQPNKLAKTSVNSMHSTFFLDPQPPSDSLMNGCFCETPKTLSNFNTTPKSSVSSTRENSYKNVKAAYFDLNFDKE; this is translated from the coding sequence ATGGAAGAGAACTGGCCGCAGCGTGCTAGTGTCGATGATACAAAGGACGCCCCGGAGGCGTACAAGTGTAAGTACATTACTCTGGAAGATGCGTTGGGTGACGGTAATTTCAGCGTTGTCAGAGAATGTATGAACATCGAGACGAAGGAGACGTACGCCATGAAGCTCGTACGTAAGAAACTGGTCCATGACAAAATACAACTGATTCAACGTGAGTTCACGCTCTTGAAACGTCTGTCCAAGCAGATACGGTATTTCGAAAACATCCCCGGTGGGGACAGTACTATCCAGGAGGGCCAAGTGTTCTTGGGGCATCATCATATCTTGCAGCTGTTTGACTACTTCGAGACCTGCGACAACATTGTGCTGATTACACAACTGTGTGCGAAGGACGACTTGTACGAGAAGATCACGCAGCACAATGACACACACCTGGAGCTGAAAACACAAGTAGTACCATACACGGCTTGTCTCGTCAGTGTGCTGGACTTTCTTCACAGACAGGGTGTAGTGCACCGGGATATCAAGGCAGAAAACGTCCTGTTCCGTACGAGCAAGGCCCCCAACGGGGATCcctcaccaccaccggGAGATAAGGCTGACTATGACGTTACTGCACACGATCTCATATTGGGTGATTTCGGACTGGCAGTAGACATGTCGCAATTGGATAAGAACTCTAGCTCACTGAAGGAGTACGTGGGGACTATCTCGTACATTTCTCCCGAGATTGTAAAGTGTAAAGGGATTGGGGCCATGGACTCAAATGAGATAGCACAAATCGATACCTACGGCACAGAAGTGGACATATGGGCTCTCGGGGTTTTAGTACTTCATGGCATTTTGGATACACCCCCGTTCGACTGTGAAACAGACGAGGAGACGTTGGAATGCATCGCTAAATGCGATTACTAcattgatgaagagaagGTGAACGACCCAGAGTACGAACATTTTTGGAACTTTATACAGTGCTGTTTCGTAGAATTCCCCAAGGCAAGACGTACTTCCCGTAGTCTAACAAAACATCCCTTCATCAGAAGGTTTTTCGTTAAGGATACTACAAAGGAGTCCCAGGACGAGGAGTTCCCACCAGCGCTTGTCAAACATAACTCGCTGACAGCGTTGCACACTTTGAAATCGCcattgagaagaaacgGCTCCTCGCTGTCCACGCACTCGACAACGAATTCCAGTGCGAACTCGTCAAGGGTACCATCGCAGGCAAACTTAATATCAATAGCGAATATTACCCCACCTGACTCGCAACCACTAGATGTCTTGCCCACTGTCCAGGATATAAACGTGACAAAACTGAGAAATAGTCTGAGAAAGACTTTGTCGATGACTTCGATGAAAACGATGGGTCAAAAGGTTAAGGAACCACCACAACCAAACAAGTTGGCGAAAACCTCTGTCAATTCCATGCATTCTACGTTTTTCCTGGATCCACAACCGCCCTCAGATTCCCTAATGAATGGCTGTTTCTGTGAGACCCCAAAGACATTGTCGAATTTCAATACAACACCGAAATCTTCTGTGTCATCAACAAGAGAGAACTCTTACAAGAACGTTAAGGCGGCATATTTTGATCTGAACTTCGACAAGGAATGA
- the KNAG0D02800 gene encoding uncharacterized protein (similar to Saccharomyces cerevisiae YER034W; ancestral locus Anc_3.532) yields MDLKSDNRKRFQDKQKLKRKHATPSDRKYRQQAKLAEKEAEEKEEDDAPLPLPSNEERYTRDVLQEIQDKEFDPQSTIDKLKQKWENSDNIGGEDTPAKTPPTRKRDILNMDAKQLNKLLGKTDDAHVGSAEHIKLPHQGQPREPLTGNGNVKTNKPAAKTSQSLLPEDLGQDQDFLDDLL; encoded by the coding sequence ATGGATTTGAAGAGCGATAACAGGAAACGGTTCCAAGATAAAcagaagttgaagaggaaacatGCCACTCCTAGTGATAGGAAGTACCGCCAACAAGCAAAACTAGCTGAGAAAGAGGCAGAGgaaaaagaggaggacgatgCTCCACTTCCATTGCCATCGAATGAGGAGCGATACACCAGAGATGTGCTACAAGAAATTCAAGACAAAGAGTTCGATCCACAGAGTACAATCGACAAACTGAAGCAGAAATGGGAGAATTCCGATAATATAGGGGGGGAGGATACTCCCGCAAAAACACCGCCAACCCGGAAGCGAGATATTCTCAACATGGATGCCAAGcaactgaacaaactgCTCGGTAAAACAGATGACGCCCATGTGGGCAGTGCGGAACATATTAAATTACCACACCAAGGGCAGCCACGTGAACCCTTGACGGGGAATGGCAACGTTAAGACAAACAAGCCAGCTGCCAAGACATCTCAGTCCCTTCTCCCCGAGGATCTTGGGCAAGACCAAGATTTTTTAGACGACCTCCTTTAA